In one window of Leptospira sp. WS92.C1 DNA:
- a CDS encoding peptidylprolyl isomerase has translation MKTRVITFHYTLHDTEGNLIDSSEGKPPLSYLEGVGHIISGLEDEMKKMETGEKKKISVSAEKAYGLKDPELIFDVPRSQFPPNEDLQVGMMFQTDEPDKVFTITELQDESVIVDGNHPLAGINLVFDVELTEIREATEEEKAHGHVHGEGGHHHH, from the coding sequence ATGAAAACTAGAGTGATTACTTTCCATTACACCCTTCACGATACCGAAGGCAACTTGATCGATTCTTCCGAGGGAAAACCTCCTCTTTCTTATTTAGAAGGGGTAGGACATATCATTTCCGGTCTGGAAGATGAGATGAAAAAAATGGAAACAGGAGAAAAGAAAAAGATCAGCGTTTCTGCAGAGAAAGCATACGGACTTAAGGACCCGGAATTGATCTTTGATGTTCCAAGATCGCAATTTCCTCCCAATGAAGATTTACAAGTGGGAATGATGTTTCAGACGGATGAGCCGGACAAAGTGTTTACGATCACCGAACTGCAAGATGAATCTGTGATTGTGGATGGAAATCATCCTTTGGCGGGGATCAATCTTGTTTTTGACGTGGAACTCACCGAAATCAGAGAGGCGACCGAAGAGGAAAAGGCCCACGGACACGTACACGGAGAGGGTGGTCATCACCATCACTGA